From Paenibacillus sp. PvR098:
CATGGTTTGAAACGGGCTGTCTGCGTGAACTGCGATGGCATACGGTTCATTCTGGACATTCACAAGAAATTCAAAATCGTCAAAGGAAAAGTCCTTCTTCAATTCCGTTTGCAGAGCGGCAATTTGGGCGGCCGTGATGGAAGCAATCGTATACCCATCCGCCTGCGCCTTCATCAGCTTAGCCATCAAAACTCCGCCCCCGCCGCCGGTAGCATTCTCCACGATCACGGATTGGCCAAGCGTCTTCTCCGCATGTCGGGCAATTTCTCTGGCCATGACATCCGTTGGAGAACCGGCAGCGGATGAATTCAAAATCGTAATCGGCTTGGTTGGAAAATCAGCCGCCGTACTTGCCTGCTTGGATGCACATCCGCTGAATAAAGATGCGGCCAGAAGAACGCCTACAGCCATGCTTGTTACCCGTCTCTTGTTCATATCCCTTTACACCCTTTCATGAAACAGCTTTGGACTGCTGTTTATTTCTTGTTATCTTTTTTGATACTGCGATAAATTTGATAACCGATGGATGCAAGGGAGACGAGTAAAATGACTGAAGCAATGGGTCTTGTAGCAAAGATGCTCAAACTTCCGTCGGATATCAAGAGGCTTCGCCTGAAAGCGGTTTCAATCATTTCTCCCAATACCACCGCCAGGACAGCCGGAGCTACCGGAAAGTCGTATTTTCTCATCAGATAGCCAATAAAGCCAAACCCAAGGGCAAGCCACATATGGAATGTATTATTCGCTTCGGCAAAGGCTGCGAAAATGACCATTGCCAAAATAATCGGCATAAACACTTTCTTGGGAACCGTGACTACTTTAGTCCATAGCGGTATACCGACCATCCCCATCAATAGCATGACGAAATTTCCAAGCAGCAGCGATGCAAATATGCCGTAGACCAGCCCGGGTTCTTTTTCAAAAAGCAATGGGCCCGGCTGCAAGCCTTGAATCGTAAAAGCCCCGATCAGAATCGCAGCCGCCGCAGAACCGGGTATACCGAGCGCAAGCAAGGGGACAAGCGCTCCGCCGACGACCGAGTTATTGGCCGCTTCGGGAGCCGCTATTCCATCGAGAACACCGGTGCCATATTTCTCCGGATGCTTTGAAGTTCTCTTTTGTTCGCCGTAAGCGATAAAAGAAGCTATGGCTTTGCCCGCGCCCGGAACCACCCCGACGATAAACCCGATCACCGATCCTCTTAGCATGGCCATGTTGGTTCCAAGAATTTCCTTCATCGTTGGAAAAGAGCCTGAAACCTTAGGCCGAGGCAAATCGCCCTTGCCCATTTCCTCCAGATTTAAGAACACCTCGGATATGGCGAATAATCCTACCAATACTGGGATGAGCGGAATCCCTTCAAACAGATTGATGTCAAAAGCGTATCGGCTGGTTCCGCTTACCGGATCGATCCCGATGGTCGTCAGCATCAATCCGAAGCCCACGGCGATAAAGCCCTTCATCCATGATTTTCCACCCAAGCTGGCGACCATCGACAGACCGAATATCCCCAGCGCGAAATATTCGGGCGGACCGAACCGAATGGCCATACTGGCCACAGGCACCGAGACAAGGATTAAACAGATTGTACTGAAAACCCCTCCGAATAGCGATGCGACCATCGAGATGCCCAGGGCTTTGGCCGGATACCCTTTTTGGGCCAGAGGATACCCGTCAAAGCAGGTTGGCGCCGAACCCGCTTCGCCAGGAACATTAATCGTAATGGCTGTAATGGCACCGCCATATTCGGCCGCCACATACAAGGCTGTCAGAAATACAAGGCTGGTTAACGGGTCCAGTGTAAATGTAAACGGTAACA
This genomic window contains:
- a CDS encoding tripartite tricarboxylate transporter permease — translated: MLDYLALGFGLVFQWENLAAILVGAAVGYLAGVLPGLSAGMSIALLLPFTFTLDPLTSLVFLTALYVAAEYGGAITAITINVPGEAGSAPTCFDGYPLAQKGYPAKALGISMVASLFGGVFSTICLILVSVPVASMAIRFGPPEYFALGIFGLSMVASLGGKSWMKGFIAVGFGLMLTTIGIDPVSGTSRYAFDINLFEGIPLIPVLVGLFAISEVFLNLEEMGKGDLPRPKVSGSFPTMKEILGTNMAMLRGSVIGFIVGVVPGAGKAIASFIAYGEQKRTSKHPEKYGTGVLDGIAAPEAANNSVVGGALVPLLALGIPGSAAAAILIGAFTIQGLQPGPLLFEKEPGLVYGIFASLLLGNFVMLLMGMVGIPLWTKVVTVPKKVFMPIILAMVIFAAFAEANNTFHMWLALGFGFIGYLMRKYDFPVAPAVLAVVLGEMIETAFRRSLLISDGSLSIFATRPIASVILLVSLASIGYQIYRSIKKDNKK